The Anomaloglossus baeobatrachus isolate aAnoBae1 chromosome 7, aAnoBae1.hap1, whole genome shotgun sequence sequence gcaccttccatgCTGTCTACATCCTATATTGTACTTTTTACACCCATATAAAGCTTTCATAGTAATATTCAGTGTTACTCCAAACAGTCCAGTATTAGTAGAATATGAAAAGCCCATACAGCGCTGTATACAGCAATATAGTGCGGACAGATCAATCACTCCCGGCCTGAGAAGACTAAATATATGGAGAGAAGgtctgcacaccagtgactatgcaaggggaatacatgtaatagcagaaactgctgtgtgaatactgacatgaatttagtgattttttttaaggttcttgcacccagttcagacttagaatggtgttccaaatgttatttcttattCGAGAAGACGAAATAAACCGAATCACCGCGTGTACCGAGAACAAAGAGCGGAAACTCTCAGCCATAAAGCGGGAATTTCAAATTTAACGCTCAGCCAATCAGCAGTCAGTAAGGCTCTGGCTCCGCCCATAGACGCTATGTTAACCTGTTACTGCCCGCGATGTTCCCAGTTTTCTAGTACCCCCCATATAGTACTGTTCTCTCCATACCCCCGTAAATCTCAAAATGGTTGTGTATACTGACATTCCAACTATATAACGCTATATACCGCGTTATTGTGCTGTATAGCCAGTCTCTCCAGTATCAGGCTCTGCTGTAGAcaatgtggtggctcttagaagagcctttgtggtgtggaggatgggagcagcggtggtgatcacttggcgctggtgtacttggtgacggccttggtgccctcggacacggcgtgcttggccagctctcccggcagcagcaggcgcacggcggtctggatctcccgggaggtgatggtgtggcgcttgttgtaatgagccaggcgggaggcttcccctgagatgcgctcgaagatgtcacccacgaagcagttcatgatgcccatggccttggaggagatgccggtgtcggggtgtacctgcttcagcaccttgtacacgtagatggcatagctctccttccggctcttcctccgcttcttgccgtccttcttctgagtcttggtcacggctttcttggagcccttcttGGCGGCTGGGGCGGACTTGGCGGGATCAGGCATGATGAGACCAGAAAGACCTCGTCACAAGAAAAGAGAATAGTGATCCTGCTCCTCCCAGAGCGGCCGTATTTATAGACCGGCCATGCAAATGAGCACTGATGCCACATCGCTATTCCATTGGATGAAAAAGGCATGTGACTTGTGAAAACGTCATGATCACCGCCCCTGCAGCTCATTGGAGGATCCACAAGTCTCATTTCCATGGCTGACCAGATTCAGTCAATGACAGGAGAGGAGGGCGGAGCAGCCGCTTATAAAACACTCCGGAGCCGCACACGCGTCACATTACAGTTCTTTATCTGCTGATCTTTGGAAACGCAgcgatgtctggacgcggcaaacaaggagggaaggcccgcgctaaggccaagacccgctcatcccgggcaggactgcagt is a genomic window containing:
- the LOC142246270 gene encoding histone H2B 1.1-like — protein: MPDPAKSAPAAKKGSKKAVTKTQKKDGKKRRKSRKESYAIYVYKVLKQVHPDTGISSKAMGIMNCFVGDIFERISGEASRLAHYNKRHTITSREIQTAVRLLLPGELAKHAVSEGTKAVTKYTSAK